A single genomic interval of Gossypium raimondii isolate GPD5lz chromosome 11, ASM2569854v1, whole genome shotgun sequence harbors:
- the LOC105804112 gene encoding serine hydroxymethyltransferase, mitochondrial, which produces MAMAMALRRLSSSIDKPLRPFFNAPSLYYMSSLPNEAVYEKEKPGVTWPKQLNAPLETVDPEIADIIELEKARQWKGLELIPSENFTSVSVMQAVGSIMTNKYSEGYPGARYYGGNEYIDMAETLCQKRALEAFRLDPEKWGVNVQPLSGSPSNFQVYTALLKPHDRIMALDLPHGGHLSHGYQTDTKKISAVSIFFETMPYRLNENTGYIDYDQLEKSATLFRPKLIVAGASAYARLYDYARIRKVCDKQKAIMLADMAHISGLVAAGVIPSPFEYADVVTTTTHKSLRGPRGAMIFFRKGVKGINKQGKEVLYDYEDKINQAVFPGLQGGPHNHTITGLAVALKQATTPEYKAYQEQVLSNCSKFAQTLAAKGYELVSGGTENHLVLVNLKNKGIDGSRVEKVLEAVHIAANKNTVPGDVSAMVPGGIRMGTPALTSRGFVEEDFVKVAEYFDAAVNLAVKIKAETTGTKLKDFVATLQSAHFQSEVAKLRQDVEEYAKQFPTIGFDKETMKYKN; this is translated from the exons atggccATGGCAATGGCGCTTCGACGACTCTCCTCTTCCATTGACAAGCCTCTCCGTCCTTTCTTCAATGCCCCTTCCCTCTATTACATg TCGTCTTTGCCAAATGAAGCTGTGTACGAGAAGGAGAAACCTGGCGTCACT TGGCCAAAGCAACTGAATGCTCCACTTGAAACCGTTGATCCTGAAATTGCTGACATCATCGAGCTAGAAAAAGCGCGCCAATGGAAG GGACTTGAACTCATTCCATCGGAGAACTTCACTTCGGTGTCAGTGATGCAAGCAGTTGGGTCTATCATGACCAACAAGTACAGTGAAGGGTATCCCGGTGCTAGATACTATGGAGGGAATGA gtACATCGACATGGCAGAGACATTGTGTCAGAAGCGTGCTCTGGAAGCATTCAGGTTAGATCCTGAAAAATGGGGAG TGAATGTGCAGCCCCTTTCTGGTTCTCcttccaattttcaagtttacaCTGCACTCTTAAAGCCTCATGACAGAATTATGGCACTTGATCTTCCCCATGGTGGTCATCTCTCTCATGGTTATCAG ACGGACACCAAAAAGATATCTGCTGTGTCCATATTTTTTGAGACAATGCCATATCGGTTGAATGAAAACACTGGCTATATCGACTATGATCAG TTGGAGAAGAGTGCAACTCTTTTCAGGCCGAAATTAATAGTTGCTGGTGCCAGTGCTTATGCACGTCTGTATGATTATGCACGCATTCGAAAG GTTTGTGACAAGCAAAAAGCAATAATGTTGGCAGACATGGCACACATCAGTGGTTTGGTTGCAGCCGGTGTTATCCCTTCACCTTTCGAGTATGCCGATGTTGTTACCACCACAACTCACAAATCACTTCGTGGGCCTCGTGGAGCCATGATTTTCTTCAGAAAGGGAGTGAAAGGGATTAACAAACAAGGGAAAGAG GTTCTGTATGATTATGAAGACAAAATCAATCAGGCTGTCTTTCCTGGACTTCAAGGTGGTCCGCACAACCACACAATTACTGGTCTAGCAGTTGCACTGAAACAGGCAACAACTCCGGAGTACAAGGCCTACCAAGAGCAAGTTCTCAGTAATTGCTCGAAGTTTGCACAG ACTCTAGCTGCAAAAGGATACGAACTTGTTTCTGGTGGAACAGAGAATCATCTAGTTTTGGTTAATCTGAAGAACAAG GGCATTGATGGCTCCAGGGTTGAAAAGGTATTGGAAGCAGTTCATATTGCTGCAAACAAAAACACTGTACCTGGAGATGTGTCTGCTATGGTTCCTGGTGGCATCAGGATGG GAACTCCGGCTCTTACGTCTAGGGGATTTGTTGAGGAGGACTTTGTCAAGGTAGCAGAATACTTTGATGCTGCTGTGAACTTGGCAGTTAAAATCAAGGCTGAAACTACAG GGACAAAGTTGAAAGACTTTGTGGCCACACTGCAGTCTGCTCACTTTCAATCTGAGGTTGCAAAACTCCGCCAAGATGTTGAGGAGTATGCAAAGCAATTCCCCACAATTGGGTTCGACAAGGAAACCATGAAGTACAAGAACTAA